GGTTTGGCATTTCGTTCTGCGAGATCAGAAACTTTAAGATACAATTTTTTTCCCAAAGATCCGCCAGGATGAAAACGTGCAAAATCCTGAGCACTGAATTCTCTTGCCAGAAGCAGACTGACAGCAAGTGCATCCCCCATGGCAAGCTGTGCCGTTGTACTGGTAGTTGGCGCCAGGTTATTTGGACAAGCTTCCTTTTCTACCGTTGTATTCAGGATGAGATCTGCCTGTTTGGCAAGCTCTGATTCCAGTTGACCAACCATGGCAACAAGCAATGCTCCGCACTGTTTTAGCAGGGGTGCAAGTACTTTGATTTCGGGTGTATTTCCGCTCTTGGAAATACAGATTACGATGTCCGTTTTCTGTATCATTCCGAGGTCTCCGTGAACTGCATCTGAGGCATGCATATAACTTGAAGGAGTACCTGTAGAATTGAAAGTGGCAACGATTTTCTGCGCAATAATGGCGCTTTTGCCGATTCCAGTGACAATTACGCGGCCGTTTCCGGCGATAATTCGCTCTACAATCACGGCAAAATCATCATTTATGTGATTTATGAGTCCAAGTATCGCCTGTGCTTCCGCTTGTAAAGTGTTGATCCCCGCTGTGATAATAGATTTTTTACTTTTCAAAGAGAAATATTTAGTATATTGATGCTTTAATTGTTGCAAAATTATGTTATTTTGAATCAAAAATAGCACTGAATATTTTATACACAAAATGGATGTGAAAAAGTCGTTGTTTGACAACTTACAAACCTTTTTTGGTTTCGACAATTTTAAGGGGGATCAGGAATCAATTATTACCAATGTTCTTGAGCGGAAAAACACCTTTGTAATTATGCCTACAGGTGGGGGGAAATCCATCTGTTATCAATTACCGGCTCTAATGTCAGAGGGTACTGCCATAGTGATATCACCGCTTATTGCGCTGATGAAAAATCAGGTGGATCAACTGAGAGCTTTTGGTGGAAGTGACAGTATTGCACACTTCCTGAATTCTTCTTTAAACAAGTCGGAAATTGCCCAGGTAAAAAGTGATTTGTTAAGTGGTCAGACTAAATTATTATACGTAGCACCAGAATCATTATCCAAAGTGGATAATATCGAATTTCTGAAGCTTATTACTATCTCTTTTGTTGCGGTTGATGAAGCTCATTGTATTTCAGAATGGGGACATGATTTTCGTCCGGAGTACCGGAGGATACGCCAGGTGATTAGCGGCCTGGGACCAGATATTCCAATTATTGCTTTAACAGCAACAGCAACACCTAAGGTACAGCAGGATATTATCAAGAACTTGCAGATGGCAGATGCCACGCTGTTTAAGTCTTCATTTAACAGACCCAACTTATTTTATGAGATACGCCCTAAAAGGGATGTGATCAAAGAGATGATCAGGTACATTAAATACAATACGGGTAAATCCGGTATTATTTACTGTCTGAGCAGAAAGAAAGTAGAGGAGGTTGCAGAAGCGTTAAACCTGAATGGAATCAAGGCTTTGCCTTATCACGCAGGTTTAGAACCCAAAGTCAGAGCAGAAACACAGGACAAGTTCCTGATGGAAGATGTTGAAGTCATTGTTGCTACCATAGCCTTCGGGATGGGTATCGATAAACCAGATGTCCGTTTTGTAATACATCATGATATTCCTAAAAGCATGGAAGGCTACTATCAGGAAACGGGTAGAGCAGGTCGTGATGGCGGAGAAGGTGTCTGTATTGCATTTTATGCACAGAAGGATGTCGATAAGCTGGCCAAATTCATGAAAGACAAGCCGGTGGCTGAGCGTGAAATTGGTACGCAGATTCTTAAGGAGGTGATTGATTATGCCGAATCAGGTGTATGTCGCAGAAAACAGATACTGCATTATTTTGGTGAAAACTTTAATGAGACCGGTTGTAACTGTATGTGTGACAACTGTAAAAAGCCTAAAACGTATTTTGAAGCAGAAGAGCCGCTTAAAGTTGCGCTTACGCTGATTAAAAATATAGGAGAAAAGTTTGATGATGCCCATATCCTCTGCGTATTACTGGGGATGGAAACTGCACAGACTATCGCCTATGAGCACAGTAAACTGCCTGAGTTTGGCCTGGGTAAGGTAGAGGGTGAGAATCTTTGGAAATCGCTTGTCAGACAGGCCGTACTTAATAACTTTTTATCAAAGGATATTGATAATTATGGTTTGTTAAGACTGACCAACTCAGGAAATGATTTCCTTAAAAACCCTTACAGTCTTAAGTTTATTCTGAATGTACCTATTGAAAGTGCGGCAGACGACGAAGAAGATGATGTAAAACATGGCAGCGGAACGCTGGATACGCAATTGTTGCAATTGCTGAAAGATCTGAGAAAAAAGATTGCCAAACAGAAAAATGTTCCTCCTTTTGTTGTTTTCCAGGACCCTTCTTTAGAAGAAATGTGTACGCATTATCCCATAGCGATGGATGAGCTGAAACAGATTTCCGGAGTTGGAAATGGTAAGGCTATGAAGTTTGGTACACCATTTATTGAACTGATCAAAAAATATGTGACAGACAATGATATTGAGCGGCCAATAGATTTGATTATTAAAACACAGGCTAATAAATCACAGTTAAAGGTTTCTATTATACAAAATGTAGACAGACAGATCGGACTGGAAGATATTGCTAAATCCAAAGGAATCACTTATAGTGAAATCCTGAAGGAAATCGAGGCAATTGTCAACTCCGGCACCAAATTGAATCTGAACTATTTTGTAGATGAGATGCTGGATGACGATCGTCAGGACGAAGTATTTGATTACTTCCGTGCAGCAGAGAATGATTCAATTGATGAAGCTTTGAAAGATTTGGGAGAGACGGATTATACGCGTGAAGAGATACAATTAATGAGAATCAAGTTCATGTCAGAACTTGGAAATTAAGCTTAAGCATGGTCAATTTTGAATTAGATAAATTAAAACATACTACTTCCGGCAATTTCTTTTTAATGGCCGGCCCTTGTGCAATCGAAGGTGAAGAAATCGCAATGCGAATTGCTGAAAAGATTGTAACCCTTACAGATCAACTGGAAATTCCCTTTATTTTTAAAGGATCGTACCGAAAAGCAAACCGCTCCAAAGGAGATTCTTTTACCGGTATTGGAGATGAAAAAGCCTTAAAGATCTTAGAGAAGGTTGGAAAGACTTTTGGTGTTCCAACTGTAACTGATATTCACGAAAGTGCTGAAGCTGCTATGGCTGCTGCCTATGTAGATGTATTGCAGATCCCTGCATTTTTATGCAGACAGACGGATCTGCTGATTGCTGCTGCGAAAACAGGAAAAGTAGTGAATGTGAAAAAAGGACAGTTTCTTTCTGCCGGATCAATGAAATTTGCAGTCGAAAAGATTTATGAGGCTGGAAATAAGAGGGTTGTGTTAACTGACAGAGGAAATACTTTTGGTTATCAGGACCTGATCGTTGACTATCGTGGTTTACCGGAAATGCAGTCATTTGGTGTACCTGTCGTGATGGATGTAACGCATTCTTTACAGCAGCCAAATCAGAGTTCGGGGGTAACCGGTGGTAAACCTCAGTTAATTGAAACTATTGCGAAGGCCGCAATTGCTGTTGGTGCCGATGGTTTATTTATTGAAACTCATCCTGATCCTGCACATGCTAAATCTGATGGTGCTAATATGCTGCATCTGGATTTACTGGAGCAGTTACTTGTGAAACTGATCAAAATCAGAAAAGCAGTGAGTTAAGACTCACTATTACTCATATTATAAAAGGCTGTGTCATAATTTTAATGAGCAGCCTTTTTTGTTTGTTGCCTATGAAATTTTCAGAAATAGTCGCACTGATCTT
This portion of the Pedobacter lusitanus genome encodes:
- a CDS encoding KpsF/GutQ family sugar-phosphate isomerase, whose product is MKSKKSIITAGINTLQAEAQAILGLINHINDDFAVIVERIIAGNGRVIVTGIGKSAIIAQKIVATFNSTGTPSSYMHASDAVHGDLGMIQKTDIVICISKSGNTPEIKVLAPLLKQCGALLVAMVGQLESELAKQADLILNTTVEKEACPNNLAPTTSTTAQLAMGDALAVSLLLAREFSAQDFARFHPGGSLGKKLYLKVSDLAERNAKPSIRSGASVKDVIIAISKNRLGAVVVVDDSKIMGIITDGDIRRMLEKYSDLADLTAKDIMNSKPKMIDKDTLAVTAFELIRQSNITQLLVTDANDYFGIVHLHDLLHEGLL
- the recQ gene encoding DNA helicase RecQ, with the translated sequence MDVKKSLFDNLQTFFGFDNFKGDQESIITNVLERKNTFVIMPTGGGKSICYQLPALMSEGTAIVISPLIALMKNQVDQLRAFGGSDSIAHFLNSSLNKSEIAQVKSDLLSGQTKLLYVAPESLSKVDNIEFLKLITISFVAVDEAHCISEWGHDFRPEYRRIRQVISGLGPDIPIIALTATATPKVQQDIIKNLQMADATLFKSSFNRPNLFYEIRPKRDVIKEMIRYIKYNTGKSGIIYCLSRKKVEEVAEALNLNGIKALPYHAGLEPKVRAETQDKFLMEDVEVIVATIAFGMGIDKPDVRFVIHHDIPKSMEGYYQETGRAGRDGGEGVCIAFYAQKDVDKLAKFMKDKPVAEREIGTQILKEVIDYAESGVCRRKQILHYFGENFNETGCNCMCDNCKKPKTYFEAEEPLKVALTLIKNIGEKFDDAHILCVLLGMETAQTIAYEHSKLPEFGLGKVEGENLWKSLVRQAVLNNFLSKDIDNYGLLRLTNSGNDFLKNPYSLKFILNVPIESAADDEEDDVKHGSGTLDTQLLQLLKDLRKKIAKQKNVPPFVVFQDPSLEEMCTHYPIAMDELKQISGVGNGKAMKFGTPFIELIKKYVTDNDIERPIDLIIKTQANKSQLKVSIIQNVDRQIGLEDIAKSKGITYSEILKEIEAIVNSGTKLNLNYFVDEMLDDDRQDEVFDYFRAAENDSIDEALKDLGETDYTREEIQLMRIKFMSELGN
- the kdsA gene encoding 3-deoxy-8-phosphooctulonate synthase; translation: MVNFELDKLKHTTSGNFFLMAGPCAIEGEEIAMRIAEKIVTLTDQLEIPFIFKGSYRKANRSKGDSFTGIGDEKALKILEKVGKTFGVPTVTDIHESAEAAMAAAYVDVLQIPAFLCRQTDLLIAAAKTGKVVNVKKGQFLSAGSMKFAVEKIYEAGNKRVVLTDRGNTFGYQDLIVDYRGLPEMQSFGVPVVMDVTHSLQQPNQSSGVTGGKPQLIETIAKAAIAVGADGLFIETHPDPAHAKSDGANMLHLDLLEQLLVKLIKIRKAVS